Proteins encoded by one window of Xenopus tropicalis strain Nigerian chromosome 6, UCB_Xtro_10.0, whole genome shotgun sequence:
- the LOC116411734 gene encoding uncharacterized protein LOC116411734 codes for MGEATQEAGKVTSKPTSEDQGTTHKEEENVGKNQERSKGEEHQGKSEDHDQAETCPWGDSSGSAIYIYNRFLAEAKYDGSWMLNKDKLAALMKCLTVTKRIKVQSAKYSYFQALVEDGKAKKDQTSSLVKQVTKKLEAIGAPKQVKRKFFILTAKYLYYRSLTKGVPEEQMIQDPELQKVLIWTAKYLYFLSLINALTDEMLQFQNQQKH; via the exons ATGGGAGAAGCTACCCAAGAAGCTGGAAAG GTGACGTCCAAACCAACGAGTGAAGATCAGGGGACGACCCACAAGGAGGAGGAGAATGTTGGAAAGAATCAGGAAAGATCGAAAGGGGAGGAACACCAGGGCAAGAGTGAGGATCACGACCAAGCAGAGACCTGCCCATGGGGAGATTCATCTGGTTCAGCCATATATATTTACAACCGCTTTCTGGCCGAGGCTAAATATGACGGTTCATGGATGCTAAATAAGGATAAACTGGCGGCGCTGATGAAATGTTTGACAGTTACGAAAAGGATCAAAGTACAGAGTGCCAAATACTCCTATTTCCAAGCTTTGGTTGAGGACGGTAAAGCCAAAAAAGATCAAACTTCCAGCTTGGTGAAACAAGTCACAAAGAAACTGGAGGCCATCGGGGCACCCAAACAGGTGAAGAGAAAGTTCTTTATTTTGAcagcaaaatatttatattataggtCCCTGACCAAGGGGGTACCTGAAGAACAAATGATCCAGGATCCAGAGTTGCAGAAGGTGCTGATATGGACTGCCAAATACTTGTATTTTCTGTCTTTGATTAATGCCCTGACGGATGAAATGCTCCAGTTCCAAAATCAACAGAAGCACTGA